The following proteins come from a genomic window of Gynuella sunshinyii YC6258:
- a CDS encoding RICIN domain-containing protein, giving the protein MFKKIICCTVLMLFYSSAQAIENGRYNIVSSLNGLYLDVANKSQDDGANIQQYTATGGTNQQFDVTALGDGTYSIRAVHSGKSLDIAGYSMDDGAQVHQWTYHGGDNQRWYIDVAANGFYSVTSKLSSKALDVWEMSTQPGGDIRMYSWWGGAGQLWSFLPVGGGDPTDPTDPTDPPAGTDPSAGCGNVPSLSSGRHSINVNGATREYILDVPANYDMSKPYRLIFGWHWLNGNASNVANGGYYGLKNLANNSAIFVAPDRYVANGQDDNGWPNTNGRDMAFLRAMLDQFNNSLCVDKSRVFSVGWSYGGMMSYAVGREMGGVFRAIAPMSGALWTPYNDSGKPMPAWIAHGIYDSVVSHDNGITARDLYVSANHCSNNTVPVDPSPCVEYQGCDAGYPVVWCSWNGGHSTPSFSPTAIWTFFNRF; this is encoded by the coding sequence ATGTTTAAAAAAATAATATGCTGTACGGTGTTGATGTTGTTCTATTCAAGTGCCCAGGCTATTGAAAACGGTCGCTACAATATCGTGTCGTCGTTGAACGGGTTGTATTTGGATGTTGCGAATAAATCCCAGGATGACGGTGCTAATATCCAGCAATATACGGCCACTGGCGGCACCAATCAGCAATTTGATGTGACAGCGCTGGGTGATGGCACGTATTCCATTCGCGCAGTTCACAGTGGCAAGTCCCTGGATATTGCGGGTTATTCCATGGACGACGGCGCTCAAGTGCATCAATGGACCTATCATGGTGGTGACAATCAGCGCTGGTATATCGATGTGGCAGCCAATGGTTTTTATTCCGTAACATCAAAGTTGAGTAGTAAAGCACTGGATGTCTGGGAGATGAGCACTCAACCAGGCGGTGATATCCGTATGTATTCCTGGTGGGGTGGTGCTGGTCAGTTGTGGTCATTTTTGCCTGTGGGCGGTGGTGATCCGACAGATCCGACTGACCCAACAGATCCCCCGGCAGGCACTGATCCTTCTGCCGGCTGCGGTAACGTACCGTCTCTGAGTTCAGGTCGTCACTCCATCAATGTGAATGGTGCAACACGGGAATACATTCTGGATGTACCCGCCAATTATGATATGAGCAAACCTTACCGGTTGATTTTTGGTTGGCACTGGTTGAATGGTAATGCCAGTAATGTCGCCAATGGCGGTTATTATGGTTTGAAAAATCTGGCTAACAATTCAGCGATTTTTGTAGCACCTGACCGCTATGTCGCCAATGGTCAGGATGACAATGGCTGGCCAAATACCAATGGCCGCGATATGGCCTTCCTGCGGGCGATGCTGGATCAATTCAATAATTCTTTGTGTGTTGATAAGAGCAGAGTGTTTTCTGTGGGCTGGAGTTATGGTGGCATGATGTCTTACGCGGTGGGTCGCGAGATGGGCGGTGTGTTCCGTGCGATTGCGCCGATGTCTGGTGCGTTGTGGACGCCATATAATGACAGTGGCAAGCCAATGCCTGCGTGGATTGCTCACGGTATCTATGACAGTGTGGTCAGTCACGATAACGGCATAACTGCGAGAGATCTGTACGTTAGTGCCAACCATTGTTCTAACAATACCGTACCGGTGGATCCATCGCCTTGTGTGGAATATCAGGGCTGCGATGCCGGTTATCCGGTGGTCTGGTGTTCATGGAATGGCGGGCATTCAACGCCTTCGTTCTCGCCAACAGCAATCTGGACGTTCTTCAATCGTTTCTGA
- a CDS encoding helix-turn-helix transcriptional regulator: MSLNNHTHIKVHPDSEDDPARKESPRERLLTYLKHHGPQTTAEAGAAMGITVEAVRQQLLRLVSEQMVTVETVPASGRGRPQKRWGLTSQATTEFPDAHADVLVGLIQSIQEEFGTEPLQRLICRHSERVRLRYAQALKACTSVTARIIELAELRRQDGYMATCEQLGAGLFRLTEHHCPIHSAATCCQDFCDLELKMFEQLLGPQVEVLRSHHAMGGDRCCAYEISVHPDLQA, translated from the coding sequence ATGTCATTGAATAATCACACACACATCAAGGTCCATCCTGATTCGGAAGATGATCCTGCCCGCAAGGAGTCTCCGAGAGAACGCTTGCTGACCTACCTTAAGCACCATGGCCCGCAGACAACCGCTGAGGCCGGCGCGGCTATGGGTATTACGGTGGAGGCTGTCCGGCAGCAATTGCTGCGCCTGGTCAGTGAGCAGATGGTAACGGTGGAAACGGTGCCCGCGAGCGGCCGTGGTCGACCGCAGAAGCGCTGGGGTCTAACGTCGCAGGCCACAACTGAGTTTCCGGATGCCCATGCGGATGTGCTGGTTGGTCTGATTCAGAGCATTCAGGAAGAGTTTGGAACAGAGCCGTTACAGCGGTTGATTTGTCGCCACAGCGAGCGGGTACGACTGCGTTATGCGCAGGCGCTGAAGGCGTGTACTTCGGTGACGGCCCGGATCATCGAGCTGGCGGAGCTGCGCCGGCAGGATGGCTATATGGCGACGTGTGAGCAGTTGGGGGCAGGTCTGTTTCGACTGACTGAGCATCATTGCCCGATCCATTCGGCGGCCACTTGCTGTCAGGATTTTTGTGATCTGGAGCTGAAGATGTTTGAACAGTTGCTGGGGCCGCAGGTAGAGGTGCTGCGTTCTCATCATGCCATGGGCGGTGACCGTTGCTGTGCTTATGAAATTTCGGTGCACCCGGATCTGCAGGCATAA
- a CDS encoding RpiB/LacA/LacB family sugar-phosphate isomerase — translation MKIALMMENSQAAKNPVILEQLNTVTAPMGHSVFNVGMSDENDHHLTYIHLGIMASLLLNSKAVDFVVAGCGTGQGAMMSLNIHPGVVCGYCLEPSDAFLFNQINNGNALALAFAKGFGWGAELNVRYIFEKAFTGERGQGYPLERKEPQVRNAGILNEVKAAVVKDNYLDTLKSIDQELVKTAVTGERFQQCFFEHCQVPEIAEYVKSLI, via the coding sequence ATGAAAATTGCATTGATGATGGAGAACAGCCAGGCTGCCAAAAACCCGGTAATTCTCGAACAACTGAATACCGTGACCGCCCCTATGGGACATTCCGTGTTCAACGTTGGCATGAGCGACGAAAACGATCATCACCTGACCTATATCCATCTGGGCATCATGGCCAGCCTGCTGCTCAACTCCAAAGCGGTTGATTTTGTGGTTGCCGGTTGTGGTACCGGCCAGGGCGCGATGATGTCCTTAAACATCCATCCGGGTGTGGTATGCGGTTACTGCCTGGAACCATCTGATGCGTTCCTGTTTAACCAGATCAACAACGGTAACGCTCTGGCGCTGGCCTTTGCCAAAGGTTTTGGCTGGGGTGCAGAACTGAATGTTCGCTACATCTTCGAAAAAGCCTTCACCGGTGAACGTGGCCAGGGCTATCCGCTGGAGCGCAAAGAACCTCAGGTTCGCAACGCTGGTATTCTGAACGAAGTGAAAGCCGCTGTGGTGAAAGACAACTACCTGGATACTCTGAAATCCATTGACCAGGAACTGGTGAAAACCGCCGTCACCGGCGAGCGTTTCCAACAGTGTTTCTTCGAACACTGCCAGGTTCCGGAAATTGCCGAATACGTCAAATCACTGATTTAA
- a CDS encoding cupin domain-containing protein has translation MFVYNKDVQLEDLGDGVSRKIMAYSDNIMTVEVHFEKGAIGPLHSHPHEQLTYVLSGEFEFTIGDETKIVKTGDTLYKEPNIMHGCRCLEAGVLLDNFTPVRKDFLKQN, from the coding sequence ATGTTTGTATACAACAAAGATGTTCAGCTTGAAGATTTAGGGGATGGCGTCTCCCGAAAAATCATGGCGTACAGCGATAACATCATGACCGTCGAAGTACACTTCGAAAAAGGCGCGATCGGTCCGCTTCACAGCCATCCCCACGAACAGCTGACTTATGTATTGTCAGGCGAGTTTGAATTCACCATTGGCGACGAAACCAAAATCGTCAAAACCGGTGATACGCTTTACAAAGAACCGAACATCATGCACGGCTGTCGCTGCCTGGAGGCAGGTGTACTGCTCGATAACTTCACCCCCGTGCGCAAAGACTTCTTAAAACAGAATTAA
- a CDS encoding oligogalacturonate lyase family protein, which produces MALGSTTQLQFSTSTDSDTGATVTRLTPQGAICHRTYFYQKSFTDDGKKLLFAGNFDRHWNYHLLDFESQTATQLTEGSGDNTFGGFLSTDNQSLIFVKHNRSLVRVDLATQQHDTLYEVEDGWVGYGTWVPNSACTKVVGIEIKASDYIELTDWKKFAELFHRKPRCRLISIDLQTGQRSTILEENTWLGHPIYRPFDDNTVAFCHEGPHDLIKTRMWLVDENGDNVRKVREQEEGEACTHEFWVPDGSKMIFVSYLHGESDRWICSIEPETLDFKRELKMPPCSHLMSNFDGSMVVGDGSDTPVDVADDSGHQIENDPNIYVFDLKTGSSRVVCRHDTSWEVLEGSRQVNHPHPSFTPDNKQVMYGSDKEGTPAIYLATV; this is translated from the coding sequence ATGGCTTTAGGCAGCACAACCCAGTTGCAGTTTTCTACCTCCACCGATTCTGATACCGGGGCAACCGTTACCCGGCTGACTCCGCAGGGCGCGATTTGCCATAGAACATATTTTTATCAAAAAAGCTTTACTGATGACGGAAAGAAATTACTTTTCGCCGGCAACTTTGATCGTCACTGGAATTACCACCTGCTGGACTTTGAATCACAGACCGCCACCCAACTGACAGAAGGCAGCGGCGACAATACCTTCGGTGGTTTTCTCAGCACCGATAACCAATCATTGATCTTCGTCAAACACAATCGCAGCCTGGTACGCGTGGATCTCGCCACTCAGCAGCACGATACTCTCTACGAAGTTGAAGATGGCTGGGTTGGCTATGGCACCTGGGTACCCAACAGCGCCTGCACCAAAGTGGTTGGCATCGAAATCAAAGCCAGCGACTATATCGAACTGACCGATTGGAAAAAATTCGCCGAACTGTTTCATCGCAAACCACGCTGTCGGCTGATCAGCATTGACCTGCAGACCGGTCAAAGAAGCACCATTCTGGAAGAAAACACCTGGCTGGGTCATCCTATTTACCGACCTTTTGATGACAATACCGTGGCATTCTGTCACGAAGGTCCGCACGACCTGATCAAAACCCGCATGTGGCTGGTGGACGAAAACGGCGACAACGTCCGTAAAGTCCGCGAACAGGAAGAAGGCGAAGCCTGTACTCACGAATTCTGGGTACCGGACGGCTCAAAAATGATCTTCGTTTCCTACCTGCATGGTGAGAGCGACCGCTGGATTTGCTCAATCGAGCCTGAAACCCTGGACTTTAAACGGGAACTGAAAATGCCGCCATGCAGCCATTTGATGAGTAATTTTGATGGCAGTATGGTTGTTGGTGACGGCTCGGACACCCCCGTTGACGTGGCCGATGACTCTGGTCATCAAATCGAAAATGACCCGAATATCTATGTATTCGATCTCAAAACCGGTTCCAGCCGGGTAGTATGTCGGCACGACACCAGCTGGGAAGTACTCGAAGGCAGCCGCCAGGTGAACCATCCGCATCCGTCGTTTACACCCGATAACAAACAGGTCATGTACGGCTCGGATAAAGAGGGGACACCCGCCATTTATCTGGCTACCGTATAA
- a CDS encoding carbohydrate ABC transporter permease, translating into MYENRKLGLAYISPYIIGLVVFTAFPFLSSLVISFTDYDLINPPAFVGVENYQYMLEDDTFYKSLGVTFAYVFLTIPLKLAFALFIAFVLNFKLRGIKFFRTAYYVPSILGSSVAIAVLWRAIFSLDGLLNSFIGFFGIEPISWLGEPAFAMLSVTLLRVWQFGSAMVIFLAALQNVPQSQYEAAMIDGASKWHMFTKITIPLITPVIFFNFIMQTTQAFQEFTAPYVITNGGPAKATYLFSLYIYETAFKYFDLGYGSALAWVLFVVIAIFTAISFKSSKYWVFYSGDKGGK; encoded by the coding sequence ATGTATGAAAATCGGAAGTTGGGCCTGGCTTATATCAGTCCCTACATTATTGGATTAGTCGTCTTTACGGCCTTTCCTTTTCTATCGTCCCTGGTGATCAGCTTCACTGACTATGATTTGATAAATCCGCCTGCCTTTGTTGGAGTGGAAAACTATCAATACATGCTGGAAGATGACACGTTCTATAAATCCTTAGGAGTTACATTTGCCTATGTGTTTTTAACCATTCCTTTGAAGCTCGCTTTCGCATTGTTCATTGCCTTTGTGCTGAACTTTAAGCTGCGCGGTATCAAGTTTTTCCGCACCGCATATTATGTTCCTTCAATTCTGGGTAGTAGTGTAGCCATTGCTGTGTTGTGGCGAGCCATCTTTTCGTTGGATGGTCTGTTAAATTCCTTTATCGGGTTTTTTGGTATTGAACCAATATCCTGGTTGGGTGAACCGGCATTTGCCATGCTATCGGTTACGTTGTTAAGAGTCTGGCAGTTTGGCTCGGCAATGGTCATTTTTCTGGCCGCGTTGCAGAATGTTCCGCAGTCTCAATATGAAGCGGCGATGATCGACGGTGCTTCCAAATGGCACATGTTCACCAAAATCACTATTCCGCTGATTACTCCGGTTATTTTCTTTAATTTCATTATGCAGACCACACAGGCGTTCCAGGAATTTACTGCGCCTTATGTGATTACCAATGGTGGACCGGCCAAGGCCACTTACCTGTTCTCGCTGTATATCTACGAAACCGCATTTAAATATTTTGATCTTGGTTATGGCAGCGCTCTGGCATGGGTGTTGTTCGTAGTGATCGCGATATTTACGGCAATCTCTTTTAAATCGTCAAAATACTGGGTGTTTTACTCAGGTGACAAGGGTGGAAAATAA
- a CDS encoding carbohydrate ABC transporter permease, producing MTNHSFIDDPALDELQINKEVQKTLRREKINASIRYIILLACGLGMLYPLFWMVSAAFKPNYEIFSSLSLWPKEFSLEGFINGWKTGTEYTFGRFFLNTFMYVIPKVILTVISSTIVAFGFARFDIPFKKFWFTMLIATILLPQSVLLIPQYLMFREMGMLDSYMPLYLPMAFATQGFFVFMLIQFLRGLPTDMEEAAMIDGCNSFQLLIYIVVPILKPAIISVALFQFMWSVNDFLGPLIYISSVDKYPIALALKMSIDVTEGAQWNEILAMASIAIVPSIVVFLMAQNYFIEGITAGGVKG from the coding sequence ATGACAAATCATTCCTTTATCGACGACCCGGCACTGGACGAACTGCAGATTAATAAAGAAGTTCAGAAAACGTTGCGGCGTGAAAAAATCAATGCTTCTATCCGTTACATCATCCTGCTGGCTTGTGGACTTGGCATGTTGTATCCATTGTTCTGGATGGTGTCTGCGGCGTTTAAACCGAACTATGAGATCTTTAGTTCTTTGAGTTTGTGGCCAAAAGAGTTTTCACTTGAAGGTTTCATTAATGGCTGGAAGACCGGTACCGAATATACCTTTGGGCGTTTCTTCCTGAATACGTTCATGTATGTCATTCCCAAGGTTATTCTGACGGTGATTTCCTCCACGATTGTCGCGTTTGGATTTGCCAGATTTGATATTCCGTTTAAAAAATTCTGGTTTACCATGCTGATTGCAACGATTCTGTTACCACAGTCAGTATTGTTGATTCCGCAGTATCTGATGTTCCGTGAAATGGGCATGCTTGACAGTTATATGCCCTTGTATCTGCCGATGGCGTTTGCCACTCAGGGATTCTTTGTGTTCATGTTGATTCAGTTCCTGCGTGGATTGCCAACGGACATGGAAGAAGCCGCCATGATTGATGGTTGTAATTCATTTCAGTTGTTGATTTATATCGTTGTGCCCATTTTGAAGCCTGCCATTATTTCAGTGGCTCTGTTTCAGTTCATGTGGTCAGTCAATGACTTTCTTGGTCCGCTGATTTATATCTCAAGTGTTGATAAATACCCGATAGCACTGGCGTTGAAAATGTCCATTGATGTCACTGAGGGCGCACAGTGGAACGAGATTCTTGCTATGGCTTCCATTGCCATTGTGCCCTCGATTGTTGTGTTTTTAATGGCGCAGAATTACTTCATTGAAGGTATTACTGCTGGTGGTGTTAAAGGATAG
- a CDS encoding ABC transporter ATP-binding protein, with protein MAKVSFEKVTKVYSNGFKAVHGIDLEIKDGEFMVMVGPSGCAKSTTLRMLAGLETISGGRIRIGEAVVNNLAPKERGIAMVFQNYALYPHMTVRENLGFGLKLAKLSKADIDKHVEEAAELLELTPLLDRLPRQLSGGQAQRVAVGRAIVKRPAVFLFDEPLSNLDAKLRASMRVRISDLHKALKKSNRSATTVYVTHDQTEAMTMGDRICVMKDGHIMQVDTPANLYKAPANLFVAGFIGAPEMNMVDARLQSADGQVCMVTFAGQTVSLGLEKSKRVIKYAPKAVTFGIRPEFIHLATADSPKDQLVKGTVIRMENMGSEFYVYFSVAQEHLCARIPSAQVEEYLTDVQGKEVTFHFEVDNCHAFDKETEENISLERK; from the coding sequence ATGGCCAAGGTCAGTTTTGAAAAAGTAACCAAAGTATATTCGAACGGCTTTAAGGCGGTTCACGGTATCGACCTGGAAATCAAAGATGGTGAGTTTATGGTCATGGTCGGTCCTTCCGGATGTGCCAAATCCACTACCTTGCGAATGTTGGCAGGACTGGAAACCATTTCCGGTGGGCGTATCCGTATCGGTGAGGCGGTGGTGAATAACCTGGCGCCAAAGGAACGGGGTATTGCCATGGTGTTTCAGAATTATGCGTTATATCCGCATATGACTGTTCGCGAAAATCTCGGCTTCGGATTGAAGTTGGCGAAGTTGAGCAAAGCAGACATCGACAAGCATGTTGAAGAAGCTGCTGAGCTGCTTGAGCTGACACCATTGCTGGATCGTTTGCCACGGCAATTGTCCGGTGGTCAGGCACAGCGGGTAGCGGTTGGTCGTGCGATTGTGAAGCGGCCTGCAGTGTTTCTGTTCGACGAACCGTTGTCTAACCTGGATGCCAAATTGCGGGCATCCATGCGCGTGCGTATCTCTGATTTGCATAAAGCACTGAAAAAATCGAATCGTTCTGCCACAACAGTATATGTCACCCACGATCAGACAGAAGCAATGACCATGGGTGACCGTATCTGTGTCATGAAAGACGGACATATCATGCAGGTGGATACTCCGGCGAATCTTTATAAGGCACCGGCAAATTTATTTGTGGCAGGGTTTATCGGCGCACCGGAAATGAATATGGTAGATGCCCGTTTGCAAAGTGCAGATGGTCAGGTATGTATGGTCACTTTTGCCGGACAGACTGTTAGTCTTGGGCTGGAGAAATCAAAACGAGTGATCAAATATGCGCCAAAAGCTGTTACGTTTGGCATACGTCCGGAATTTATCCATCTGGCGACAGCTGATTCACCTAAGGATCAGCTTGTTAAAGGTACTGTTATCCGGATGGAAAATATGGGGTCCGAGTTTTACGTATATTTTTCCGTGGCACAGGAGCATTTGTGTGCCCGCATTCCATCCGCACAGGTGGAAGAGTATCTGACCGATGTGCAGGGCAAAGAAGTGACTTTCCACTTTGAGGTGGATAACTGTCACGCCTTTGATAAAGAAACCGAAGAAAACATTTCGCTCGAACGCAAATAA
- a CDS encoding ABC transporter substrate-binding protein produces the protein MIKKSIPLLFMGLAALGGATQANAATEIRMSWWGGNGRHEATNAAVNAFEKANPGIVVKAEYTGWNGHLERLTTQIAGNTEPDLMQTNWNWMPIFSRTGDGFKNLLDYADIIDLDQFDPAALALGTNNGKLNGIPVSMTARVFYYNKDTWTKAGLKYPKTFADLMAAGPVFQKKLGEDYYPVVMEWRDVIALNRSYMVQKYGIPMIDEKNKKFAYSDKQMVEFFQMYADMVKQHVVPSTKYIASFGAGNLYEYKPWINGEWGGVYMWNTAANKYQDNLKPPMSLELGEYPMLPGATDSGLFYKPSLMLSIGKNSKHDKEAAKLLNYLLNEKAGIETMALARGVPLSEKARELLTDDGTLQPTDLSVSGLAQIDSLPKKLTTSAYFENPQLVSLFKELIEQMDQGTKTVAEAAKDFTKQGERILRKAMR, from the coding sequence ATGATAAAAAAATCCATACCGTTACTGTTTATGGGTTTGGCTGCCTTAGGCGGTGCGACGCAGGCTAACGCGGCGACAGAAATTCGTATGTCCTGGTGGGGCGGCAATGGTCGCCACGAAGCGACCAACGCAGCTGTGAATGCTTTTGAAAAAGCCAATCCGGGTATTGTGGTTAAGGCTGAATACACCGGTTGGAATGGTCACCTGGAACGTCTGACTACACAGATCGCCGGTAATACTGAACCTGATCTGATGCAGACCAACTGGAATTGGATGCCAATATTTTCCCGCACCGGTGACGGTTTTAAAAACCTGCTTGATTATGCCGATATCATCGACCTGGATCAGTTTGATCCTGCCGCGTTGGCGCTGGGGACCAACAACGGCAAACTGAATGGTATTCCGGTTTCAATGACTGCACGGGTGTTTTACTACAATAAAGACACCTGGACCAAAGCCGGTCTGAAATATCCTAAAACCTTTGCAGATCTGATGGCCGCCGGCCCGGTGTTCCAGAAAAAACTGGGCGAGGACTATTATCCGGTCGTAATGGAATGGCGTGATGTGATTGCGTTGAACCGTTCTTATATGGTTCAAAAATATGGCATTCCTATGATCGATGAGAAAAACAAGAAGTTTGCTTACAGTGATAAGCAAATGGTTGAGTTTTTCCAGATGTATGCGGACATGGTGAAACAACATGTTGTGCCAAGCACCAAATACATTGCTTCTTTTGGTGCCGGCAACCTGTATGAATACAAGCCCTGGATCAATGGCGAATGGGGTGGCGTTTATATGTGGAACACTGCTGCCAATAAATATCAGGATAACCTGAAGCCGCCAATGTCACTCGAACTGGGTGAATATCCGATGTTACCGGGTGCGACTGACTCTGGTCTGTTTTATAAGCCATCTCTGATGCTGTCCATTGGCAAAAACAGTAAGCACGATAAAGAAGCTGCGAAACTGTTGAACTACCTGCTGAACGAAAAAGCCGGTATCGAAACAATGGCTCTGGCCCGTGGAGTTCCGTTGAGCGAGAAAGCTCGTGAGCTGTTGACTGACGATGGCACACTGCAACCCACTGACCTGTCTGTGTCCGGTTTGGCGCAGATCGATTCCTTGCCGAAGAAACTGACCACTTCCGCCTATTTTGAAAACCCTCAACTGGTCAGTCTGTTCAAAGAGTTAATCGAACAGATGGATCAGGGTACCAAAACAGTTGCAGAGGCTGCCAAAGACTTCACTAAACAGGGCGAACGTATTTTGCGTAAAGCCATGCGCTAA
- the kduI gene encoding 5-dehydro-4-deoxy-D-glucuronate isomerase: MAELETRQGINARYAKTLDTQALREAFLIERIFQADDITMTYSHMDRIIVGGIYPVSQSVAIGSEYNHVVGTNFFLQRRELGLINIGGPGVVNVDSDTYQVGSQEALYIGAGQGHQQLNFSSVDAADPAKFYFNSTPAHQAYPSRLITLEQASPVTLGAPETSNQRTIYKFIVPDVLPTCQLSMGMTRLAPGSLWNTMPCHTHERRMEVYFYFNMNGEAAVFHMMGEPSETRHLLVRNEQAVISPSWSIHSGVGTQQYTFIWGMCGENQVFDDMDHVKVSDLL; this comes from the coding sequence ATGGCAGAGTTGGAAACCAGACAGGGTATCAATGCCCGATATGCGAAGACTCTCGATACTCAGGCGTTACGGGAAGCGTTTTTAATCGAACGGATTTTCCAGGCTGACGATATCACCATGACGTACAGTCATATGGACCGCATCATCGTGGGCGGCATTTATCCGGTTAGCCAGAGTGTGGCAATTGGCTCCGAATACAACCATGTTGTGGGTACGAATTTTTTTCTGCAACGTCGCGAACTCGGACTGATCAATATTGGTGGACCCGGTGTTGTCAACGTCGATAGTGATACCTATCAGGTAGGGTCTCAAGAGGCGTTGTACATCGGTGCCGGTCAGGGACACCAACAATTGAATTTCAGTTCTGTCGACGCCGCTGATCCGGCGAAGTTCTATTTCAATTCAACGCCGGCCCATCAGGCTTATCCGAGTCGTCTTATTACCCTTGAACAGGCTTCGCCTGTCACTCTGGGAGCGCCGGAAACCAGCAATCAACGCACGATATATAAGTTCATTGTGCCCGATGTGCTGCCGACCTGTCAGTTATCCATGGGGATGACCAGACTGGCTCCGGGAAGTCTCTGGAATACGATGCCGTGTCACACCCATGAACGTCGGATGGAAGTTTATTTTTATTTCAATATGAATGGGGAGGCAGCGGTGTTTCATATGATGGGAGAACCATCAGAAACCCGTCATCTATTGGTAAGAAATGAACAGGCTGTGATTTCCCCAAGTTGGTCAATTCACTCAGGAGTGGGTACTCAACAGTACACCTTCATTTGGGGAATGTGTGGGGAAAATCAGGTCTTTGATGATATGGACCATGTAAAAGTTTCCGATCTGCTGTAA
- the kduD gene encoding 2-dehydro-3-deoxy-D-gluconate 5-dehydrogenase KduD: MLEMFDLTGKVAIVTGCDTGLGQGMALALAKAGADIVGVNIVEPTDTIALMAETGRKFHSVIADMSKIETVSMVIEEAVKAYGKVDILVNNAGIIRRQDAIEFSEKDWDDVMNINIKAVFFMAQAFAKQVVAQGTPGNIINIASMLSFQGGIRVPSYTASKSAVMGVTRLLANEWAKHGINVNAIAPGYMATNNTAALRADEDRSKEILDRIPAGRWGTPSDVGGPVVFLASDASRYINGYTIAVDGGWLAR; the protein is encoded by the coding sequence ATGTTAGAAATGTTTGATTTGACTGGAAAGGTAGCGATTGTGACCGGTTGTGATACTGGTCTTGGACAAGGTATGGCATTGGCGTTGGCTAAAGCCGGTGCAGATATCGTAGGTGTGAATATTGTTGAGCCAACCGATACTATTGCACTGATGGCGGAAACAGGTCGCAAGTTTCACAGCGTCATCGCTGATATGAGCAAGATCGAGACTGTCAGCATGGTCATCGAAGAAGCTGTTAAGGCCTATGGCAAAGTGGATATTCTGGTCAATAATGCCGGTATCATTCGTCGTCAGGATGCTATCGAATTTAGTGAGAAAGACTGGGACGACGTCATGAATATCAATATCAAAGCGGTATTCTTTATGGCTCAGGCGTTTGCCAAGCAGGTGGTGGCACAGGGTACTCCCGGCAATATAATTAACATTGCTTCGATGCTGTCATTCCAGGGCGGTATCCGGGTACCTTCTTACACGGCTTCCAAAAGTGCTGTTATGGGCGTCACTCGTTTGCTGGCTAACGAATGGGCCAAGCACGGTATCAATGTCAATGCGATTGCGCCTGGGTATATGGCGACCAACAATACTGCGGCATTGCGGGCTGATGAAGATCGTTCAAAAGAAATTCTGGATCGTATTCCTGCCGGTCGTTGGGGAACGCCAAGTGATGTGGGCGGACCTGTCGTGTTTCTGGCTTCTGATGCTTCCCGCTACATTAATGGTTATACCATTGCCGTTGATGGTGGCTGGTTGGCGCGCTAA